The DNA sequence GCGAAATACGGCTTCAGCGCGGCGAATCCGGCTCCGAATCCTTGCCCGCCCGGCGCGGCGATCTGCGCACCGTTCAATACCTGGAAGAACGGCGCGACGTCGACGCCCTTGCCGGTCCAATGCTCAAAGTACGGCTCACGCGCACCCAGCACGGCGGGTATCGCCGAGCCGCTGCGGCCCAGGAAGGCGTTGCCGTCGGTGCTACCCATCCAGGCCAGCACCCGCTGGGTGGCCTCGGGGTGGGGCGAGGACGAATTGGCGGCGGCCACAATGCCGTTGGTGACGCTGACCCGGCCTTCCGGCCCGGCCGGCATCATCGCCACACCCCACGGGAAGGTGGCGTTCGCCTGGATCTGGGCCAGGTTGTAGGTGCCCGATTGAAACAGTGCCATCCGCCCCTGCAGGAACTGGTTGCGTGAGAAGTCGTTGTTGGTGTTGGTGTCGGCGGCCGACGGCGCCACCTTGTCGACGTTGATGAGCTGGACCAGGTAGGTGAACGCCATCTCGGCCCGAGGATTGGCGAACGCGAACTTGTCGCCGGCCTGGAATACGGCACCCGCCGACCCGAGGTAGTTCAGGTAGATGCCCTGCAAGTCGTTGGCGGCGTTGTAGGCCCAGTGCCCGGGCCCGGTGAGCCGGTGCAGCATCGGGCGCAGGGTATCGACGGCAGGGTCGGCGTCCC is a window from the Mycobacteroides salmoniphilum genome containing:
- a CDS encoding extracellular solute-binding protein; the encoded protein is MKSSTRAALTLGLIALLLFGIAGWLGIPKTPQGKTVVTVRVWDERVAEAYRSSFDEFTRRDPEIEVAVAVTSYASYFNSLRTDVAGHGADDIFWLSNAYLSDYADTGNLIPVDPQEDWDPSVVTQFTRGGKLWGVPQLSDAGIALYYNKNLLDQAQVDPAELAELRWDADPAVDTLRPMLHRLTGPGHWAYNAANDLQGIYLNYLGSAGAVFQAGDKFAFANPRAEMAFTYLVQLINVDKVAPSAADTNTNNDFSRNQFLQGRMALFQSGTYNLAQIQANATFPWGVAMMPAGPEGRVSVTNGIVAAANSSSPHPEATQRVLAWMGSTDGNAFLGRSGSAIPAVLGAREPYFEHWTGKGVDVAPFFQVLNGAQIAAPGGQGFGAGFAALKPYFAEMFLGRLDVHTALQQAQQAANRAIER